The following proteins are encoded in a genomic region of Pan troglodytes isolate AG18354 chromosome 2, NHGRI_mPanTro3-v2.0_pri, whole genome shotgun sequence:
- the LOC112204098 gene encoding prostaglandin E synthase 3-like gives MQPASSKWYDRRDYVFIEFCVEDSKDVNVNFEKSKLTFSCLGGSDNFKHLNEIDLFHCIDPNDSKHKRTDRSILCCLRKGESGQSWPRLTKERAKLNWLSVDFNNWKDWEDDSDEDMSNFDRFSEMMNNMGGDEDVDLPEVDGADDDSQDSDDEKMPDLE, from the coding sequence ATGCAGCCTGCTTCTTCAAAGTGGTACGATCGAAGGGACTATGTCTTCATTGAATTTTGTGTTGAAGACAGTAAGGATGTTaatgtaaattttgaaaaatccAAACTTACATTCAGTTGTCTCGGAGGAAGTGATAATTTTAAGCATTTAAATGAAATTGATCTTTTTCACTGTATTGATCCAAATGATTCCAAGCATAAAAGAACGGACAGATCAATTTTATGTTGTTTACGAAAAGGAGAATCTGGCCAGTCATGGCCAAGGTTAACAAAAGAAAGGGCAAAGCTTAATTGGCTTAGTGTCGACTTCAATAATTGGAAAGACTGGGAAGATGATTCAGATGAAGACATGTCTAATTTTGATCGTTTCTCTGAGATGATGAACAACATGGGTGGTGATGAGGATGTAGATTTACCAGAAGTAGATGGAGCAGATGATGATTCACAAGACAGTGATGATGAAAAAATGCCAGATCTGGAGTAA